In one Staphylococcus lutrae genomic region, the following are encoded:
- a CDS encoding 2-isopropylmalate synthase: protein MSSHIQIFDTTLRDGEQTPGVSFSFEERLKIAKQLEKWGVDVIEAGFPASSQGSFDSVQAIARTLKHTTVTGLARCLKSDIDAVYEATKEAVSPSIHVFIATSPIHLKSKLKMTEEEVLESITTHVRYAKSRFQNVQFSPEDATRTPLPFLIKSVQAAVDAGASIINIPDTVGYTYPSEYGNIFRTLTTEIHSDVPITFSAHCHDDLGLAVANSMAAIENGATRIEGTVNGIGERAGNTALEEVALGLYVRQDHYPLQTKIQLELTKQTSDMIARYAGLRVPRNKAIVGKNAFSHESGIHQDGFLKNPETYEIMTPQLVGVKKTELPLGKLSGKHAFQDKLKQLGYDIDLEEQKVLFKAFKAIADKKKQVTDRDIHALIQGTEHDKHVSYQLETLQLQFVSNGLQSAVVVIKDKAGHRYQDSSIGTGSIVAIYNAVDRIFQVDTELLDYRIDAVTEGSDAQAEVHVQVQINQRTYVGIGFDHDILYASCKAYVEAVGKAVQQESKGGESDEL from the coding sequence ATGTCTAGTCATATTCAAATTTTTGATACTACGTTAAGAGACGGCGAACAAACACCTGGCGTTAGCTTTTCTTTTGAAGAACGCTTAAAAATTGCAAAACAATTAGAAAAATGGGGCGTTGACGTGATTGAAGCAGGATTCCCTGCTTCAAGTCAAGGTAGTTTCGACTCTGTTCAAGCAATTGCACGGACGTTAAAGCATACGACAGTCACAGGTTTGGCACGTTGTTTAAAGTCTGATATTGATGCCGTATATGAGGCTACAAAAGAAGCGGTTTCCCCTTCCATTCATGTCTTTATTGCGACAAGTCCCATTCATTTAAAGTCAAAATTAAAAATGACAGAAGAGGAAGTACTAGAATCCATTACAACACACGTGCGCTATGCAAAATCACGGTTTCAAAACGTGCAATTTTCACCTGAAGATGCGACGAGAACCCCCCTCCCTTTCTTAATTAAAAGTGTGCAGGCTGCGGTGGATGCCGGCGCTTCGATCATCAATATACCGGATACAGTGGGCTATACGTATCCATCAGAATATGGCAACATTTTTAGAACTTTAACAACTGAAATTCACTCAGACGTTCCGATTACATTTAGTGCACATTGTCATGATGATCTAGGGTTAGCAGTTGCAAACAGTATGGCTGCGATTGAAAATGGTGCCACTCGCATTGAAGGAACTGTTAATGGTATTGGAGAACGTGCAGGCAATACTGCATTAGAAGAGGTCGCACTCGGTTTGTACGTTCGCCAAGATCATTATCCGCTTCAAACTAAAATTCAACTCGAACTCACGAAACAAACATCTGATATGATTGCACGTTATGCTGGTTTAAGAGTGCCGCGCAATAAAGCAATTGTAGGGAAAAATGCCTTCAGCCATGAATCTGGCATCCATCAAGATGGCTTTTTGAAAAATCCTGAAACCTATGAAATCATGACCCCTCAACTCGTAGGTGTGAAGAAAACTGAACTCCCACTTGGAAAATTGTCTGGAAAACATGCCTTCCAAGATAAACTAAAGCAATTGGGTTATGACATTGATTTAGAAGAACAAAAAGTACTGTTCAAAGCATTTAAAGCCATCGCTGATAAGAAGAAGCAAGTGACTGACCGCGATATTCATGCGCTTATTCAAGGTACGGAACACGATAAACATGTGAGTTATCAACTCGAAACGTTACAACTTCAATTTGTGTCGAATGGTTTGCAAAGTGCGGTAGTCGTCATTAAAGATAAAGCAGGCCATCGCTACCAAGATTCCTCCATTGGCACTGGCTCAATCGTCGCTATTTATAACGCAGTAGATCGCATTTTCCAAGTCGACACTGAGCTGTTAGACTATCGCATTGACGCCGTGACTGAAGGGTCTGACGCACAAGCAGAAGTTCACGTTCAAGTGCAAATCAACCAACGTACCTATGTCGGTATCGGATTTGATCATGATATTCTCTATGCTTCTTGTAAAGCCTATGTGGAAGCGGTGGGCAAAGCCGTTCAACAAGAAAGTAAAGGCGGTGAATCTGATGAGCTTTAA
- the leuC gene encoding 3-isopropylmalate dehydratase large subunit: protein MGQTLFDKIWNQHTLTGQQGEPQLLYIDLHLIHEVTSPQAFEGLRMQNRTLRRPDLTFATLDHNVPTIDIFNIKDDIANKQIQALQQNCKDFNVTLFDMGSDEQGIVHMVGPEMGLTQPGKTIVCGDSHTATHGAFGAIAFGIGTSEVEHVFATQTLWQTKPKNLKIEVTGQLSKGVYAKDIILYLINQYGVDFGTGYALEFTGETIAQLSMEGRMTICNMAIEAGAKYGLIRPDETTFRYLQGRPYAQDITQKIAQWRELYSDPDAHFDKVIHLDVTTLEPQVTWGTSPEMGVSFNTPFPEIQNKNDERAYRYMDLKPGQRASDIPLGYVFLGSCTNARLSDLIEASQIVKGQQVHEAITAIVVPGSRQVKKEAELLGLDVIFKEAGFEWREPGCSMCLGMNPDQVPSGVHCASTSNRNFEGRQGKGARTHLVSPAMAAAAAIHGRFIDVRKEVE, encoded by the coding sequence ATGGGACAAACATTATTCGATAAAATATGGAACCAACATACCCTTACTGGACAGCAAGGTGAGCCTCAGCTATTATATATAGATTTGCATCTCATTCATGAAGTCACTTCACCTCAAGCTTTTGAAGGATTACGAATGCAAAACCGAACATTGAGACGACCTGACCTCACTTTTGCAACGTTGGATCATAATGTACCGACGATTGATATTTTTAACATTAAAGACGACATCGCCAACAAACAAATTCAAGCATTACAACAAAATTGTAAAGACTTCAATGTCACCCTCTTCGATATGGGCTCAGATGAACAAGGTATCGTTCATATGGTCGGTCCTGAAATGGGGTTAACACAACCAGGAAAAACAATTGTCTGTGGTGATTCTCATACTGCAACGCATGGGGCATTCGGAGCCATTGCATTTGGAATTGGGACAAGTGAAGTTGAACATGTTTTCGCAACACAAACGTTATGGCAAACAAAACCAAAAAATTTAAAAATTGAAGTGACCGGACAGCTTTCTAAAGGGGTCTATGCGAAGGACATTATACTCTATTTAATCAATCAATATGGAGTAGACTTTGGGACTGGCTATGCTTTGGAATTCACAGGCGAAACGATTGCACAATTATCAATGGAAGGTCGAATGACGATTTGTAATATGGCGATTGAAGCTGGTGCCAAATATGGATTAATTCGCCCTGATGAAACGACTTTTCGTTACCTTCAAGGTCGTCCATATGCGCAAGATATCACACAGAAAATAGCGCAATGGCGTGAACTATACAGCGATCCAGATGCACATTTTGATAAAGTGATTCATCTCGATGTCACAACTTTAGAACCACAAGTGACTTGGGGAACGAGTCCTGAGATGGGCGTAAGCTTTAATACACCATTTCCAGAAATTCAAAATAAAAATGATGAACGTGCGTATCGTTATATGGATTTAAAACCTGGACAACGTGCATCCGATATTCCGTTAGGTTATGTGTTTTTAGGTTCTTGTACAAATGCGCGTCTATCAGATTTAATCGAAGCCAGTCAAATTGTAAAAGGCCAACAAGTTCATGAAGCGATTACTGCTATTGTCGTTCCAGGCTCACGACAGGTGAAAAAAGAAGCCGAATTATTAGGTTTAGATGTCATATTTAAAGAGGCAGGTTTCGAATGGCGTGAACCGGGATGTAGCATGTGCCTTGGAATGAATCCTGACCAAGTCCCATCAGGTGTCCACTGTGCGTCAACAAGTAACCGTAACTTTGAAGGTCGCCAAGGGAAAGGCGCAAGAACCCACCTCGTATCTCCAGCAATGGCAGCGGCTGCCGCAATTCACGGACGCTTCATTGATGTCAGAAAGGAGGTTGAATGA
- the leuD gene encoding 3-isopropylmalate dehydratase small subunit codes for MKIQPITQYTGKTVSLFHDNIDTDQIIPKVHLKRISKTGYGPFLFDEWRYLEDGSDNPDFVLNQPQYQGASILITGDNFGCGSSREHAAWALKDFGFQVIIAESFSDIFYMNCTKNALLPIQLDRQVCEAIARYDEITIDLPQQTVQTPEKTYDFEIDKTWKDKFVHGLDDIAITLKYEAKIKAYELKHI; via the coding sequence ATGAAAATCCAACCTATTACACAATATACGGGAAAGACGGTATCCCTATTTCATGACAACATCGATACGGATCAAATTATTCCAAAAGTTCACTTAAAGCGAATTTCAAAAACGGGTTATGGTCCATTTTTATTTGATGAATGGCGTTATTTAGAAGATGGTTCGGACAATCCCGACTTTGTGTTAAACCAACCTCAATATCAAGGGGCATCCATCTTGATTACAGGAGATAATTTCGGTTGTGGTTCAAGTCGTGAACATGCGGCATGGGCATTAAAAGATTTTGGTTTTCAAGTGATCATTGCTGAAAGTTTTAGTGATATTTTTTATATGAATTGTACTAAAAATGCACTGTTGCCGATTCAACTTGACCGTCAAGTATGTGAAGCAATTGCACGCTATGATGAAATCACGATTGATTTACCACAACAAACGGTTCAAACGCCTGAGAAAACGTATGACTTTGAAATAGATAAAACATGGAAAGATAAATTTGTTCATGGGTTAGATGATATTGCCATTACATTGAAATATGAAGCGAAAATCAAAGCGTATGAACTTAAACATATTTAA
- the leuB gene encoding 3-isopropylmalate dehydrogenase yields the protein MSFKIVALPGDGIGPEILSGTLSCLTELAQKFQFDYRVESYDIGGCAIDHYGQPLPDTTLKACQNADAILLGAIGGPQWQDPQCRPEQGLLKLRKSLNLYANIRPTRVTADMAHLSPLKPEIVQHTDLVIVRELTSGIYFGEPRFCHETDALDSLTYTKEEIARLAHVGFKLAQSRRKKVTSVDKENVLASSQLWRRTVNEVAQNYPDVEVEHLLVDACSMHLIKRPTDFDVIITENLFGDILSDEASMLPGSLGLSPSASFSDQGPKLYEPIHGSAPDIAGQNKANPFGMLLSLAMCLRESANQEEMAQVIERTVDALIAKGITTADLGGHYRTLDIFNHFKALIKEA from the coding sequence ATGAGCTTTAAAATTGTTGCTTTACCCGGCGATGGTATCGGTCCTGAAATATTATCCGGAACATTAAGTTGTTTAACTGAACTCGCTCAAAAGTTTCAGTTCGATTATCGTGTTGAAAGTTATGACATCGGGGGCTGTGCAATTGACCACTACGGTCAGCCCCTCCCCGATACAACATTAAAAGCGTGTCAAAACGCAGATGCCATTTTACTTGGCGCAATTGGTGGACCTCAATGGCAAGATCCACAATGTCGACCGGAACAAGGCTTACTTAAATTACGGAAATCACTGAATTTATACGCGAATATTCGCCCTACACGTGTAACAGCGGATATGGCACATTTATCACCGTTGAAGCCGGAGATTGTCCAGCATACAGATTTGGTCATTGTTCGTGAACTGACAAGCGGAATTTATTTCGGAGAACCTCGTTTTTGTCATGAAACAGACGCACTTGATTCTCTCACTTACACAAAGGAAGAAATTGCGCGTCTCGCCCATGTCGGATTTAAATTGGCACAGTCACGTCGAAAAAAGGTGACTTCCGTCGACAAAGAAAACGTATTAGCGAGTAGTCAATTGTGGCGTCGTACAGTTAATGAAGTCGCTCAAAATTATCCTGATGTAGAAGTCGAGCATCTGCTCGTTGACGCATGTAGTATGCACTTAATCAAACGGCCAACCGATTTTGATGTTATTATTACTGAAAATTTATTCGGCGACATTTTAAGTGATGAAGCTTCCATGTTACCAGGTTCGCTCGGTCTATCCCCTTCTGCGAGTTTTAGTGATCAAGGCCCTAAACTTTATGAGCCCATTCACGGTTCTGCACCTGATATTGCTGGTCAAAATAAGGCGAATCCATTTGGCATGCTTTTATCACTTGCGATGTGTCTGCGGGAATCCGCAAATCAAGAAGAGATGGCACAAGTGATTGAAAGAACAGTGGATGCGTTAATCGCAAAAGGTATCACAACAGCAGATTTAGGTGGGCATTATCGTACACTTGACATTTTTAATCATTTCAAAGCTTTAATTAAGGAGGCATAA